The following are encoded together in the Pectobacterium punjabense genome:
- a CDS encoding FecR domain-containing protein — MNDRIFYRDGQGQPIQPDSAREAVAWLTQLMSDSVTEQDRREWQRWREASPDNEQAWQHIESVCANLGQLNARAAHQSLSTLNGMQRRSVLKALTIFCLTGSAGVVGSRTDLWRSFTADYQTQVGEQRHAVLEDGTTLLLNTQTALNVTYSDDLRQLALIRGEVMIETSQAVKTGQYPRPFVVTTAQGKVQALGTRFSLRIQGEHTQVAVYDGAVRLYPQQNGQDVQVVKSGQMATFTTQRCGAIETAKAEPAWVKGQLLADNQRLVDFVDELSRYRSGVIRCQPEVESLRFSGVFPLSDTDNILAALVEALPVQVRYFSRYWIQIAAR; from the coding sequence ATGAACGATCGTATTTTTTATCGTGACGGGCAGGGTCAGCCGATTCAACCAGACAGCGCGCGTGAAGCGGTGGCGTGGCTGACGCAACTGATGTCCGACAGTGTTACGGAACAGGATCGCCGCGAGTGGCAGCGTTGGCGAGAAGCCTCACCGGATAACGAACAGGCGTGGCAGCATATTGAGTCTGTGTGTGCCAATCTGGGTCAGCTTAACGCGCGAGCCGCACACCAGAGCCTGTCGACGCTTAACGGTATGCAGCGTCGCAGCGTTCTGAAAGCGCTGACTATTTTTTGTCTGACCGGAAGCGCTGGGGTGGTTGGGTCGCGCACCGATCTCTGGCGGTCGTTTACGGCGGATTACCAGACACAGGTAGGCGAACAGCGCCATGCCGTATTGGAGGATGGCACTACGCTGCTTCTGAATACGCAGACGGCGCTGAATGTGACCTACAGTGACGATCTACGCCAGCTCGCGCTGATCCGCGGTGAAGTCATGATCGAAACTAGCCAGGCTGTGAAGACTGGGCAATATCCTCGTCCTTTCGTTGTGACAACGGCGCAGGGAAAGGTGCAGGCACTGGGGACGCGCTTCAGCCTGCGGATACAGGGTGAACACACTCAGGTAGCGGTGTATGACGGTGCGGTAAGGCTTTATCCGCAGCAGAACGGTCAAGATGTACAAGTGGTAAAAAGCGGGCAGATGGCGACGTTCACCACGCAGCGCTGTGGGGCGATTGAGACAGCAAAAGCAGAGCCGGCTTGGGTGAAAGGGCAATTGTTGGCGGATAACCAGCGTCTGGTGGATTTTGTTGATGAACTGAGTCGCTATCGCAGCGGCGTGATTCGTTGCCAGCCAGAGGTTGAGAGCCTGCGGTTTTCCGGTGTCTTCCCGCTGTCGGATACCGATAATATTTTGGCTGCGCTGGTGGAGGCGCTTCCTGTGCAAGTGCGTTATTTCTCTCGTTACTGGATTCAGATTGCTGCGCGATAA
- a CDS encoding CbrC family protein has protein sequence MNTPFPHFRYHPNPLSTGSIKAADDVCPCCNQARGYVYTASCYTAHDLPEETFCPWCIADGSAAVRYDMHFADSHPLLCAGVAREIVDEVCERTPGYVSWQQEHWLSCCDDACAFAGDASHEELIALGAGALSAQFTDFSWPLEAWENLVEFYQPGGETALYRFECLHCQKVHYGIDFA, from the coding sequence ATGAATACACCTTTCCCCCATTTCCGTTATCACCCTAATCCGTTATCGACGGGGAGCATCAAAGCGGCTGATGATGTCTGCCCATGCTGCAATCAGGCGCGTGGCTATGTTTATACCGCTTCATGCTATACCGCACATGATTTGCCCGAAGAGACATTTTGCCCCTGGTGTATTGCAGATGGCAGCGCGGCGGTACGCTACGACATGCATTTTGCGGACAGCCACCCTCTGCTTTGCGCAGGTGTGGCGAGGGAGATCGTTGATGAAGTGTGCGAGCGGACGCCGGGTTATGTTTCCTGGCAGCAGGAGCATTGGCTTTCATGCTGCGACGATGCCTGTGCATTTGCGGGGGATGCCAGTCACGAAGAGCTCATTGCATTGGGGGCAGGGGCATTATCGGCGCAATTTACGGATTTCTCATGGCCGTTGGAAGCCTGGGAGAATCTCGTTGAGTTCTATCAGCCCGGCGGCGAAACCGCGCTTTACCGTTTTGAGTGTCTGCACTGTCAGAAGGTGCATTACGGCATTGATTTCGCCTGA
- a CDS encoding sigma-70 family RNA polymerase sigma factor — translation MVRKATASVNDFAQQLYFDHHRWLYNWLRHKLDCAQHAEDLAQDTFLNVLMNPDLLTIRQPRPFLATVARRLVANHYRRKKIEDAYLDVLSTQPDVCMPSPETRLLTLEILEQLDAALDGLPAPVREAFLLAHLHGMRYSDIAERLRISSSSVKQYLQRANLQCFFALPL, via the coding sequence ATGGTGAGGAAAGCGACGGCCAGCGTAAATGACTTTGCCCAACAGCTCTATTTCGATCACCACCGCTGGTTGTATAACTGGCTGCGCCATAAATTGGATTGCGCCCAGCATGCGGAAGACCTGGCACAGGACACGTTCCTTAACGTGTTGATGAATCCCGACCTTCTCACGATTCGCCAGCCGCGCCCGTTTCTGGCCACCGTGGCCCGCCGTTTAGTCGCTAATCATTATCGTCGTAAAAAGATTGAAGATGCTTATCTGGATGTGTTGAGCACGCAGCCGGATGTCTGTATGCCATCCCCTGAGACGCGTCTTCTTACCCTCGAAATTCTTGAACAGCTTGATGCGGCGTTGGATGGCCTGCCAGCGCCGGTCAGAGAGGCGTTTTTGCTCGCGCACCTTCACGGTATGCGCTACAGCGATATCGCCGAACGTTTGCGTATTTCCAGCAGTTCGGTGAAACAGTATCTGCAACGCGCCAACCTCCAGTGTTTCTTTGCACTACCGCTATGA
- a CDS encoding siderophore-interacting protein yields the protein MSLATRTTSSAYRLFNLRLESKTLLSPSLVRCVFTGPEVRQMKLDAPDQRIKLLLASESGELTPMAVSDTWYQDYLALPRERRPILRTYTLRSVSHESQQAAIDFVLHGDTGPASSWANHAKPGDALQIVAPNAEADGDSGGYEWAPHDGVEQVLLIADETALPAAMGILEQLATQPSPPSVQAFFEVPKAADCVTSGNFPFAQIHWLPREETDSTVWGERLLAAVQQDVKIPASACTNRDEIAQETPEDELLWERATAHRPFYAWAAGESSAIKRLRRYLLDERHLDKETINFMAYWSHR from the coding sequence ATGTCTTTAGCTACCCGTACAACGTCTTCCGCCTATCGGCTGTTCAACTTACGCTTAGAGAGCAAGACGCTGCTCTCGCCCTCGCTTGTTCGCTGTGTGTTTACCGGCCCTGAAGTGCGCCAGATGAAACTGGACGCGCCGGATCAGCGCATCAAACTGCTGCTCGCTAGTGAAAGCGGGGAACTGACGCCGATGGCCGTGAGCGACACGTGGTATCAGGATTATCTGGCACTGCCGCGTGAGCGTCGCCCTATTTTACGCACCTATACGCTGCGGTCTGTCTCCCATGAATCACAGCAAGCGGCGATCGATTTTGTGCTGCACGGCGATACCGGGCCAGCTTCAAGCTGGGCGAATCACGCTAAGCCGGGCGATGCGCTACAGATCGTCGCGCCCAACGCGGAGGCCGATGGCGACAGCGGCGGTTATGAATGGGCACCGCACGATGGCGTTGAGCAGGTGCTGCTGATTGCAGATGAAACGGCGCTGCCAGCGGCAATGGGAATTCTTGAACAATTGGCTACTCAGCCTTCTCCGCCGTCGGTGCAGGCTTTTTTTGAAGTGCCGAAAGCGGCCGACTGCGTGACGTCGGGCAATTTTCCGTTTGCACAGATTCACTGGTTACCGCGTGAGGAAACCGATAGCACAGTATGGGGTGAACGCCTACTGGCTGCGGTGCAACAGGACGTGAAAATTCCCGCCAGCGCCTGTACCAACCGCGATGAAATCGCACAAGAGACGCCGGAAGACGAGCTACTGTGGGAGCGGGCAACGGCGCACCGTCCCTTTTACGCATGGGCTGCGGGAGAGTCTTCTGCCATCAAACGGCTGCGCCGCTATCTGCTCGACGAGCGCCACCTCGATAAAGAAACGATCAACTTTATGGCTTACTGGTCGCATCGCTAA
- a CDS encoding type II toxin-antitoxin system HipA family toxin, whose translation MTRCRILLTPLAHEEEIATGYSRKGLKHLAGSIHASPTLRFTRQQFMHDLPQTQKGMSISGYQPKIQMVLEDRAFTVVDHQGLYILKPSPIEFPHLAENEHATMTLMERLGFSVPPHGLLRFKPKQVDDEPEFAFVIKRFDRDEKTGHPIHQEQLDGAMGIGEKFGKIRADGRQYVSYERLALFLSEHVNDNIVFKIDLFRRIAYAYMLGNNDMHLRNFGLIHSRSGQLILAPIYDFVSVAPYPAYFSSCFMALPLLIQEEGDEVLAPGFETAYGEYLGMDFILFGQRIGLSENLTKKLLADFIKEAGCVESTYRDSFMPADAIDATLQCYRHRLNLMSILDAKRI comes from the coding sequence ATGACAAGATGTCGAATTTTACTGACGCCTCTGGCACATGAAGAAGAAATTGCCACAGGCTATAGCCGTAAAGGATTGAAGCATCTTGCGGGGTCAATACATGCTTCCCCAACCTTACGTTTCACACGCCAGCAATTCATGCACGACTTGCCACAAACGCAGAAAGGCATGAGTATTTCTGGTTATCAGCCCAAGATTCAGATGGTATTAGAAGATCGGGCGTTTACCGTCGTTGACCACCAAGGTCTGTATATTCTTAAACCCTCTCCAATTGAATTTCCCCATTTGGCAGAAAACGAACACGCCACCATGACGCTCATGGAACGTCTGGGGTTTTCCGTGCCACCGCACGGGTTGCTCCGTTTTAAACCGAAACAAGTTGATGACGAACCTGAGTTTGCTTTCGTTATTAAGCGCTTCGACCGAGACGAAAAAACAGGTCACCCTATCCATCAGGAACAGTTGGATGGTGCAATGGGGATCGGTGAAAAATTCGGTAAAATACGCGCAGATGGCAGACAATATGTCAGTTATGAGAGGTTGGCGTTATTCCTTAGCGAGCACGTTAATGACAATATCGTCTTCAAAATTGATCTATTCCGCCGCATTGCTTATGCCTATATGCTGGGTAACAATGACATGCACCTGCGTAATTTTGGCCTGATACATTCGCGTTCAGGCCAGTTAATACTAGCTCCCATTTATGATTTTGTTTCCGTCGCCCCTTATCCCGCCTATTTTTCTTCCTGCTTCATGGCATTACCGCTGTTGATCCAAGAAGAAGGTGACGAGGTACTCGCACCAGGGTTTGAAACCGCGTATGGGGAATACCTTGGTATGGATTTCATACTGTTTGGCCAGCGTATCGGGCTGAGTGAAAATCTCACCAAGAAGCTACTAGCTGACTTCATAAAAGAAGCTGGATGCGTTGAATCAACCTATCGGGATTCTTTTATGCCTGCGGACGCGATTGATGCAACGCTACAGTGCTATCGACACCGTCTGAATCTTATGAGTATTCTCGATGCAAAGCGGATTTAG
- a CDS encoding 23S rRNA (adenine(2030)-N(6))-methyltransferase RlmJ, with protein sequence MLSYRHSFHAGNHADVLKHTVQSLIITALKEKEKPFLYLDTHAGAGRYQLSGEHAERTGEYLDGIAKIWQRDDIPAELEPYMQAVRTYNHNGQLRYYPGSPLIARQLLREQDKLHLTELHPSDFPLLRNEFQKDARTKVSRDDGYQQLKSQLPPLSRRGFVLIDPPYELKTDYQAVVKGIKEGHKRFGTGVFALWYPVVLRQHIKRMLKELEATGIRNILQIELAVLPDSDRYGMTASGMIVINPPWKLAAQMKSVLPWLHNVLVPEGTGHTLVEQIVPE encoded by the coding sequence ATGCTAAGTTACCGCCACAGTTTCCATGCCGGCAATCATGCCGACGTGCTGAAACACACTGTTCAGAGCCTAATCATCACCGCCCTGAAAGAGAAAGAAAAACCTTTCCTGTATCTGGATACCCATGCGGGTGCTGGCCGCTACCAGCTCAGCGGTGAACACGCTGAGCGCACAGGTGAATATCTGGATGGTATTGCGAAAATCTGGCAGCGTGACGATATTCCGGCTGAACTCGAACCTTACATGCAGGCGGTGCGCACCTATAACCACAACGGGCAGTTGCGCTATTACCCTGGTTCCCCGCTGATAGCGCGTCAGTTGCTGCGTGAGCAGGACAAACTTCATTTGACCGAGCTGCACCCTAGCGATTTCCCGCTGCTGCGTAATGAATTCCAGAAAGATGCACGAACCAAAGTGTCGCGTGATGATGGCTATCAGCAGTTGAAATCACAGCTGCCGCCGCTTTCTCGTCGTGGGTTTGTGCTGATCGATCCACCTTATGAACTGAAGACGGACTATCAGGCCGTGGTCAAAGGCATTAAGGAAGGACATAAACGCTTTGGCACGGGCGTATTTGCACTGTGGTATCCGGTTGTGTTGCGTCAGCATATCAAACGCATGCTGAAAGAGCTGGAAGCCACGGGCATACGCAACATTCTGCAAATTGAGTTAGCAGTGCTGCCCGACAGCGATCGCTATGGCATGACGGCGTCCGGCATGATTGTGATTAATCCGCCGTGGAAGCTGGCGGCGCAGATGAAAAGCGTGCTGCCGTGGCTGCATAACGTGCTGGTACCGGAAGGCACCGGACATACGTTGGTAGAGCAAATCGTACCGGAATAA
- a CDS encoding RhiA produces MSNQYSVEFINKSSNSGNVAIFQKAPDQKARNIFSLAWFSKFVNPNVHETFRWNIDYSFVWSDTGEVKPGVIFEGGEEIPADLQSANTITLDYNGGYLFGPTSFTGQAGSLYIDESGNVPLKQAAVGIGMSNAGTFVQAAQPNLHIEFIPHPSYWIVFGNYEEGEILDIEQISDAVELVFEPNIYSVVATLQQNNTWTVS; encoded by the coding sequence ATGTCTAATCAATACAGCGTTGAGTTTATCAACAAATCAAGTAATTCAGGCAATGTAGCAATCTTTCAAAAAGCACCGGACCAGAAGGCACGGAATATTTTCTCACTGGCATGGTTTAGCAAATTCGTGAATCCGAACGTGCATGAAACCTTCCGCTGGAACATTGATTACTCTTTCGTCTGGTCAGATACCGGGGAAGTTAAACCTGGTGTCATTTTTGAAGGGGGGGAAGAAATTCCTGCCGACCTTCAGTCAGCAAATACCATCACATTGGACTACAATGGAGGGTATCTCTTTGGCCCGACATCATTCACGGGTCAAGCGGGTTCACTCTATATTGATGAAAGCGGCAACGTTCCACTTAAGCAGGCTGCTGTCGGCATCGGAATGAGCAATGCAGGAACTTTCGTACAGGCGGCACAGCCAAATTTACATATTGAGTTTATCCCACACCCTTCTTACTGGATTGTATTCGGTAACTATGAAGAAGGTGAAATTCTGGATATTGAGCAAATCAGCGATGCCGTTGAATTAGTGTTCGAACCAAACATTTACAGCGTTGTCGCTACACTGCAACAAAACAATACCTGGACGGTTTCCTGA
- the gorA gene encoding glutathione-disulfide reductase has product MTKHYDYLAIGGGSGGIASINRAAMYGQKCALIEAKYLGGTCVNVGCVPKKVMWHAAQIAEAIHQYGPDYGFDTTVNQFNWGTLVKNRSAYIDRIHQSYDNVLGKNKVDVIHGFARFVDAHTVEVNGEKITADHILIATGGRPVHPDIPGAEYGIDSDGFFELDALPKRTAIVGAGYIAVEIAGVLNGLGSETHLFVRKHAPLRSFDPLIVDTLVEVMNTEGPTLHTESIPKSIVKNADGSLTLELENGQSQTVDCLIWAIGREPATDNLNLSVTGVALNDKGYINVDKFQNTNVSGIYAVGDNTGAVELTPVAVAAGRRLSERLFNNKPDEHLDYSNIPTVVFSHPPIGTVGLTEPQAREQYGDEQVKVYKSAFTAMYTAVTQHRQPCRMKLVCVGKEEKIVGIHGIGFGMDEMLQGFAVAVKMGATKKDFDNTVAIHPTASEEFVTMR; this is encoded by the coding sequence ATGACCAAACACTATGACTATCTTGCTATTGGCGGCGGCAGCGGCGGTATTGCGTCTATCAACCGTGCGGCGATGTATGGACAAAAATGTGCGTTGATCGAAGCAAAATACCTGGGCGGCACCTGCGTCAACGTCGGCTGTGTGCCGAAGAAAGTGATGTGGCATGCGGCGCAGATTGCCGAAGCGATCCATCAGTACGGCCCAGATTATGGATTCGATACCACGGTGAACCAGTTTAACTGGGGTACGTTGGTCAAGAATCGTAGCGCCTACATCGATCGTATCCACCAGTCGTACGATAACGTGCTGGGTAAGAATAAGGTCGATGTCATCCACGGTTTCGCTCGTTTTGTCGATGCGCACACGGTGGAGGTGAACGGCGAGAAAATCACGGCTGACCATATCCTGATTGCGACGGGCGGTCGCCCGGTTCACCCTGATATTCCCGGTGCGGAGTACGGTATCGATTCTGATGGCTTCTTTGAACTGGATGCGCTGCCGAAGCGCACCGCTATTGTCGGTGCAGGCTATATCGCCGTGGAGATTGCTGGCGTGCTGAATGGATTGGGTTCTGAAACCCATCTGTTTGTGCGTAAACATGCACCACTGCGCAGTTTTGATCCGCTGATTGTCGATACGCTGGTGGAAGTGATGAACACCGAAGGACCGACGCTGCATACCGAGTCGATCCCGAAATCGATTGTGAAAAATGCTGATGGCAGCCTGACGCTGGAGCTGGAAAATGGTCAGTCACAAACTGTCGATTGCCTGATTTGGGCGATTGGCCGCGAACCGGCGACGGATAACCTGAACCTGAGCGTCACCGGTGTGGCGCTGAACGACAAAGGCTACATCAATGTCGATAAATTCCAGAACACTAACGTTTCTGGCATTTACGCTGTTGGCGATAATACCGGTGCCGTCGAGCTAACGCCGGTTGCTGTTGCGGCGGGGCGTCGGTTGTCCGAGCGTCTGTTTAACAATAAACCGGACGAGCATCTGGATTACAGCAATATCCCGACCGTCGTCTTCAGTCACCCACCGATTGGTACCGTCGGGTTAACTGAACCACAGGCGCGCGAGCAATACGGCGACGAGCAGGTGAAAGTGTATAAGTCCGCCTTCACCGCAATGTACACTGCCGTTACGCAGCACCGCCAGCCGTGCCGCATGAAGCTGGTTTGCGTGGGCAAAGAAGAAAAAATCGTCGGTATCCACGGTATCGGCTTTGGTATGGATGAAATGCTGCAAGGCTTCGCGGTTGCCGTCAAAATGGGTGCAACCAAGAAAGACTTCGACAACACCGTTGCCATCCACCCAACGGCATCGGAAGAGTTTGTGACGATGCGGTAA
- a CDS encoding DUF2623 domain-containing protein: protein MGNHFERGVLAGLRSANPKSSNDINPYCYDYRRGYICGYAHNLAETKGDRQQAAFEAGLLSRRYGLERERVAEFFTEQGNPYAIRFFYAGYDAHTPR from the coding sequence ATGGGAAACCATTTTGAGCGAGGCGTCCTCGCGGGGCTGAGATCGGCCAATCCAAAATCCAGCAACGACATTAACCCTTACTGCTACGATTATCGACGCGGCTATATCTGTGGTTATGCTCACAATCTGGCGGAAACCAAAGGCGACCGCCAGCAGGCTGCCTTCGAGGCAGGGTTGTTATCGCGCCGCTACGGACTAGAACGGGAGAGAGTCGCAGAGTTCTTTACCGAACAAGGCAATCCCTACGCCATTCGGTTTTTTTATGCTGGCTATGATGCGCACACACCGCGCTAG
- a CDS encoding Mor transcription activator family protein: MSYKESAAHNDFFYGLDINKLPDQFQELINIMGLEDAYIFSKLFGGQCKYIPKSPKCFCSDINGDSVARLCQEFGGLSIDVPHAKNIDRQLRNREIINLLDRGKSRTEVAKIYNLGVRQVANIKKTVYK; the protein is encoded by the coding sequence ATGAGCTATAAAGAAAGTGCGGCACATAATGATTTTTTCTATGGACTTGATATAAATAAATTACCTGATCAATTTCAGGAATTAATTAATATCATGGGGTTGGAGGATGCCTATATTTTTTCAAAATTATTTGGTGGGCAATGTAAATATATTCCTAAATCACCGAAGTGTTTTTGCTCAGATATCAATGGGGATTCTGTAGCACGATTATGCCAGGAATTTGGTGGTTTAAGTATCGATGTTCCCCACGCTAAAAATATTGACAGGCAGTTACGTAATCGTGAAATAATCAATTTATTAGATAGGGGGAAGTCGCGTACGGAAGTTGCTAAAATATATAACCTCGGAGTAAGGCAAGTGGCTAATATCAAGAAGACTGTGTATAAATAA
- a CDS encoding energy transducer TonB — protein sequence MLMAAQTLKYNTIQPATTVRWGSGSLLALALHAGVIVWMSYYALDSSIEAPPPAMMLMVADSVQSTSSPQDAPVGPQQTLSTPQESAVQPEKMMQDVPPLAPAPKPAIATAQKEKPQPQKKVQKKMEKQVQETTPQEEIAPSEKPPAPVTSAPLPGSSQHVAAPYNSDAAQMRKGVADWSSKLLAHLSRHKRYPAQAARQRLQGVAQIRVTLDRTGNVLAVSLVSSSGVTPLDTESIALPKRAQPLPAPPAEVIGDNTQLTITIPISFDLREARR from the coding sequence ATGCTAATGGCCGCCCAGACGCTGAAATACAATACGATTCAGCCCGCAACGACAGTACGTTGGGGAAGTGGCTCGCTGCTGGCGTTGGCGTTACACGCAGGGGTGATTGTCTGGATGAGCTACTATGCACTCGATTCCTCAATTGAAGCGCCGCCGCCGGCTATGATGTTAATGGTTGCGGATAGCGTGCAATCCACGTCCAGTCCTCAGGATGCCCCTGTTGGCCCGCAGCAAACGCTGTCCACACCGCAAGAGTCGGCGGTTCAACCGGAAAAAATGATGCAAGACGTGCCGCCGCTTGCGCCTGCACCAAAGCCCGCAATTGCGACGGCGCAAAAGGAAAAACCGCAGCCGCAGAAAAAAGTACAGAAAAAAATGGAAAAGCAGGTGCAGGAGACGACGCCGCAGGAAGAAATTGCGCCATCGGAAAAGCCGCCAGCCCCCGTTACCAGCGCACCGCTTCCGGGTAGCAGCCAGCACGTCGCTGCGCCGTATAACAGTGATGCCGCGCAGATGCGTAAAGGGGTGGCGGACTGGAGTAGCAAGCTGCTGGCGCATCTGAGCCGCCATAAACGCTATCCGGCTCAGGCCGCACGGCAGCGATTGCAGGGTGTTGCACAGATTCGCGTGACGTTGGATAGAACCGGAAATGTGTTGGCCGTTTCGTTGGTCAGCAGCAGCGGCGTGACGCCATTGGATACGGAGTCTATCGCCTTGCCGAAGCGTGCTCAGCCGCTTCCAGCTCCGCCGGCAGAAGTGATTGGCGATAACACGCAACTCACCATCACGATCCCGATTAGCTTCGATTTGCGCGAAGCACGCCGCTAG
- the dsbG gene encoding thiol:disulfide interchange protein DsbG yields MIKRVFLTLSLLTFSASSLAQDALPDAVKSIEKQGITIIKPFTAPGGIQGWLGSYQGVGVTIYLTPDGKHAISGYMYDEHGNNLSEALIQQEVYAPAGREMWQKLQQAPFITEGSQDAPRKIIVFADPFCPYCKQFWQQAQSWVKAGKVQLQTLLVGVIKPESGRYAAAILAASDPAKAWHEYELSNGKTVPPFPESSSRDIWNNIQLNQRLMDELGANVTPAIYYLNDKNELQQVVGLPNEQQMAEMMGK; encoded by the coding sequence ATGATAAAACGCGTCTTCCTCACGCTCTCCTTATTGACGTTTTCCGCGTCTTCATTGGCGCAAGATGCCCTGCCGGACGCGGTGAAGAGCATAGAAAAACAGGGTATTACGATCATTAAGCCGTTCACTGCACCCGGCGGCATACAAGGTTGGCTGGGCAGCTATCAGGGTGTGGGAGTGACCATCTACTTAACTCCTGACGGTAAGCATGCCATTTCGGGCTATATGTATGATGAACACGGCAACAACCTCAGCGAAGCGCTGATTCAGCAGGAAGTGTATGCTCCTGCCGGTCGAGAGATGTGGCAGAAATTGCAGCAAGCACCATTTATCACTGAGGGTTCGCAGGATGCGCCACGTAAAATCATCGTCTTCGCCGACCCGTTCTGTCCGTACTGCAAACAGTTCTGGCAGCAGGCACAGTCGTGGGTAAAAGCAGGAAAAGTGCAACTGCAAACGCTGCTGGTTGGCGTCATCAAACCGGAGAGTGGACGTTATGCCGCGGCGATTCTTGCCGCCAGCGATCCGGCCAAAGCCTGGCATGAATATGAGCTATCGAATGGCAAAACGGTGCCACCGTTCCCCGAAAGCTCTTCACGCGACATCTGGAATAACATTCAGCTTAATCAGCGGCTAATGGATGAATTAGGCGCAAACGTCACACCGGCCATCTATTACCTGAATGATAAGAATGAACTACAGCAGGTGGTTGGGCTGCCAAATGAACAGCAGATGGCGGAGATGATGGGGAAATAA
- a CDS encoding LysE family translocator, with translation MNLTESLIAFTFAATLLTLTPGLDTALILRTATVEGSKKAFHAAFGIQVGCLIWGAMVAFGLGTLIAASELAYNILKWCGAAYLCWLGLQMLLKPRTELVMTASQDAPKNQNWFLRGMLGNILNPKIGVFYVSFLPQFIPAGHSVVLWTYLLVLIHVFIGTLWSSTLIAATRPLARFLRRGSVVKWMDRTTGVVFLAFAARLAFSRR, from the coding sequence GTGAACCTGACCGAATCGCTGATTGCTTTTACGTTTGCCGCGACGCTTCTGACTCTGACGCCGGGTTTGGATACGGCGTTGATTTTACGTACCGCTACTGTTGAAGGCAGTAAGAAAGCCTTCCATGCCGCGTTTGGTATTCAAGTCGGCTGCCTGATTTGGGGCGCGATGGTGGCGTTTGGTCTGGGAACGCTGATTGCTGCGTCGGAGCTGGCCTATAACATCTTGAAGTGGTGCGGTGCGGCGTATCTCTGCTGGCTGGGTCTGCAAATGCTCCTGAAGCCCAGAACCGAGCTGGTGATGACGGCGTCACAAGACGCACCGAAGAATCAAAACTGGTTTCTCCGTGGTATGCTGGGCAACATACTCAATCCGAAAATCGGTGTGTTCTACGTTTCATTCCTGCCGCAGTTTATCCCTGCCGGCCATTCGGTGGTACTGTGGACTTATCTACTCGTACTGATTCATGTCTTTATTGGCACGCTGTGGTCGTCTACGCTGATCGCCGCGACACGCCCGCTGGCGCGCTTTCTACGTCGTGGCTCGGTGGTTAAATGGATGGATCGAACAACGGGCGTTGTCTTTTTAGCGTTTGCTGCACGTCTGGCATTTTCCCGGCGGTAG